The Suncus etruscus isolate mSunEtr1 chromosome 14, mSunEtr1.pri.cur, whole genome shotgun sequence genome contains a region encoding:
- the CNFN gene encoding cornifelin — protein sequence MQFEMQESSVKGKAMSYPVTSQPQCASNCCYQTQASDWHTGLMDCCNDMPVCLCGTFAPLCLACRISDDFGECCCAPYLPGGLHSLRTGMRERYCIQGSIGHDCAALTFCLPCSLCQMARELKIRE from the exons atgcaatTCGAGATGCAGGAAAGCAGCGTGAAAGGAAAAG CCATGTCGTACCCAGTGACCAGCCAGCCCCAGTGCGCCAGCAACTGCTGCTACCAGACACAGGCCAGCGACTGGCACACGGGGCTCATGGACTGCTGCAACGACATGCCCGTCT GTCTCTGCGGCACTTTCGCGCCCCTGTGCCTGGCCTGTCGCATCTCCGACGACTTCGGCGAGTGCTGCTGCGCGCCCTACCTGCCCGGCGGCCTGCACTCTCTGCGCACCGGGATGCGCGAGCGCTACTGTATCCAG GGCTCCATCGGGCACGACTGTGCGGCCCTCACGTTCTGTCTGCCCTGCTCGCTGTGTCAGATGGCTCGAGAACTGAAGATCCGAGAATAA